GGTTCAGGTCAAAGTTGGCCCAGTTACGGGTGTTGGCCTGAATCCCCTGACGACGACGCTCCTTGGCCTCGTTGATGGTCATGTAGCTACGGCCGTTGATCAGGATATCGATCCCCTGAGCGTAAACCGCCGGGTCAATGGTACCGGTAGCGGGCGCGCCGGCCAGGATGCGCGGCATCTGCTTGTAGTCACTCAACCAGGCCTGTTGCTCAAGCTGGTTGGGCAGCTGCACCGAATCATCCCAGGTCTCGACGACTTCGGCATAGGCAAACGCGATGGCAGCGTAGTCGTACTTACCAAGACCCTGGAAGCGGCCGGTGAGGTCACCGGTATAATCCATGACGCTGGCGAGCTGGTATTCGGCCTGGCTGGCGTAGTCGACGTCTTTGCCGATGATCTGCTCGGCGAGTTCGCCCTGGAGGCTGTGGGCCTGCTCACGGGTGATGGTGCCGTCAACGACAGCCTGCTCGATGTGCCAGTACTCGTCGTGGAAGTTCAGCGCATCGGTGCTCGCCGAGAAGTTGTGACGAAGGCCCACGGTGTGGCCGATCTCGTGGAGCTGCGTACCGATGAACATCTTGTTCATGAAGTACTCAATGATGTCCGCGCGGCTCTTGCCTTTGAAGTAGTCGGCGGCACCACGGTAGGTGACCAGCATCTCTGCCGAACGGGTCAGCGAGTCGTAGGTCATGATGCTGCGCTCAGCGAGCATGCGGTCACGCTGCTCGACACGCGCGAAGGTGTGACGCGGGGTGTGCACGTCGATGTAGGCCTGGTGAAGCTGCTCGTCGTTGAACGAGGGGCCGAAGCGCTCACGCGCGGTGGCTTCAATCGCCATCGCCGTCTCAACGTCACGCATCAAGAAGTTCTTGACCGAGGGGCTCTGCAGAAACTCCACCATACGCTCGTCCTGCGCGTCGAGCTTCTCGCTGGCCATCGAGACGATGTCCGCTTCGCGCTGGATGCGATCTTTGCCGTGGGCAAGGATGAAGTCGTGAAGCTCATTGACCTCGGGACGCTCATGCAGGCCGACCTTGCTGGTCTGCGAGGGATTGACGCCCGAGCGACGCGCCATCTCTTCTTTGGCTTCCGGCGTCAGGTTGAAGCGGCGGCTGGCCGTATCACTGTCGTGGAAGAGGTCGCGGCGAATCTGGGTGCCGTACATGATGTCGGTGTCGGAGAGCTCACCGTTGAAGTACTGCATCAGGTCAGCAGCGTAGGTGGCCGACTTGCGGATGTAACCACCGGCGAAGTTGGCGTTACCGCTGATGATCTCACCGGTAAGCGGGTCGGCCGCCGAGGGACCGTAACCGGCCCAGGGCACATCCGTCTCAACCCAGTTGAAGAAGCTGTAGCGCAGGTCGCCGACGCGCTCCCAGGTGAAGCGCTCTTCTTCGACGTCGCGGGTCTCGGTGGCGAACTCGAGCTCGGCGCAGAGTTGCACGCGGCTCTCGTTGGACAGGCCCCAGAGCGCGGCTTCCAGAGCCTCATCGCTGGCGGGGTTACCGACGAACTCACGGAAGATCTCGGTGGGGCTGGTGCGGTCGGCCGCCTTGCCCATACCGTACGAGTTACGCCACTGGATCAGCTGACCGGGGTGGCAGCTGTTCTCGACGATACGGTACATCTTGGTGTGGCCGTAGGTGTCCATCAGGACGGTGTCGAGCTGCTCGTCATCGATGTTCTGAGCGAGCTTCACAGCGTTACGGAAGGCCTTGTTCCATTCTTCCGCCGTGATCTGAGCCGCCTCGAACATGAACTCGGGGTATTCGGCGTTGAGGTGGTAGGTGATCGGCTGCGGGATACGCTCGGAGTAGGGCAACTCGTTGCCGTTCTCGTCGAGCATCGTCTGCCAGATGTTCCAGCGGTTGGCGTAGTAGCGACGGGTGTCGTCGGCGGTGCCAACGAAACGGTCCCAGGCTACCCGCTCGGTGCGGAAGTAACCAAAGCGCTGGTGGTAGTCGAAGGTCGCCGGGGCGCAGAGACGCTCCCACTCGTAGCCGTACTCGCGAAGCATCCAGCCACGGACCTGGTCGTTACACTCCACCTCAACTTCGTAGCCGAGATCCTGGTCGACAATCGAGGCCACCAGCATCGGATCGCCGTCTTCGGCTCCGTCGCGAGTTACCTGCATGTTGTCGGTGTACTGCATCGGAATGAAGGTCTCCACTTCGGGAACCTTCATAAAGGAGGAGCGAACACGCACGCGACCACCTTCGCAGCTGAAGATGGTGTCGTAGCCGTAGGCACCGTAGCAGGCGTAGATGTCGGGCTCGTAGGAGTACTCAGCGACCGTGTCGATGTAGTCTTCCGAGATGCGGGCGCGATCTTTGTCGACGTGGCCGTCATCCTGAGGAACGGTACGACCGGCCGGCGCGAAACGACCCAGCTGGCTCTGGAAGTTCCAGAAGCCGTCGATCATGTTGTTATCCCAGGCCACGCGCATGTAGTCGCGCTCGTACCAGGGACGATCACTCATGTTCTCGACGATCTGGTTGCTGGGCTCACCGGTCGCCGTGTTGTAGGCGCGCTGGATATCGAAGTGGCCCCTGATCGGATAGGCGGCCACAACACCAAGGCGACGCGACTCCTCTTCGTCAAAGCCGTTCATCAGGCCGTCGGCCAGCTCCACGGTGGAGTGGGCGTAGAGGAAGTTCTCGGTCACCGTCCAGCGAATTCGCTTCAGCGAGCCTTCCTGCGCCGCGAAGATGACCGAGCCCTGCATATCGGTGTCGGTCACCACCTGACGCATGTACCACTCGTCATCGTTTTGAAAGAGAGCCTTCTCCACGACATTGGGCTGAACACGGTTGATGTCGCCGACTTGCTCGACGCACCCTACCGCGCTGCTCAGCGCCACTGCCACTACGGCCCCGGCCATTGCTTGCCAGGTCGTTGCTAATCTCATTGCCGTCCTCCGTCAGATCTCCATCCGTGATCGGATAAGCCCCAAAACTTCCCCATAACCCATTGAAAAAGGCCATAAATCGTGCTCTGCAAGGGGGTGTCTAGTCTCCTGAGCAGAGGGCACAATTTATGACCTGCGACAAACCTAA
This DNA window, taken from Lujinxingia sediminis, encodes the following:
- a CDS encoding zinc-dependent metalloprotease, with protein sequence MRLATTWQAMAGAVVAVALSSAVGCVEQVGDINRVQPNVVEKALFQNDDEWYMRQVVTDTDMQGSVIFAAQEGSLKRIRWTVTENFLYAHSTVELADGLMNGFDEEESRRLGVVAAYPIRGHFDIQRAYNTATGEPSNQIVENMSDRPWYERDYMRVAWDNNMIDGFWNFQSQLGRFAPAGRTVPQDDGHVDKDRARISEDYIDTVAEYSYEPDIYACYGAYGYDTIFSCEGGRVRVRSSFMKVPEVETFIPMQYTDNMQVTRDGAEDGDPMLVASIVDQDLGYEVEVECNDQVRGWMLREYGYEWERLCAPATFDYHQRFGYFRTERVAWDRFVGTADDTRRYYANRWNIWQTMLDENGNELPYSERIPQPITYHLNAEYPEFMFEAAQITAEEWNKAFRNAVKLAQNIDDEQLDTVLMDTYGHTKMYRIVENSCHPGQLIQWRNSYGMGKAADRTSPTEIFREFVGNPASDEALEAALWGLSNESRVQLCAELEFATETRDVEEERFTWERVGDLRYSFFNWVETDVPWAGYGPSAADPLTGEIISGNANFAGGYIRKSATYAADLMQYFNGELSDTDIMYGTQIRRDLFHDSDTASRRFNLTPEAKEEMARRSGVNPSQTSKVGLHERPEVNELHDFILAHGKDRIQREADIVSMASEKLDAQDERMVEFLQSPSVKNFLMRDVETAMAIEATARERFGPSFNDEQLHQAYIDVHTPRHTFARVEQRDRMLAERSIMTYDSLTRSAEMLVTYRGAADYFKGKSRADIIEYFMNKMFIGTQLHEIGHTVGLRHNFSASTDALNFHDEYWHIEQAVVDGTITREQAHSLQGELAEQIIGKDVDYASQAEYQLASVMDYTGDLTGRFQGLGKYDYAAIAFAYAEVVETWDDSVQLPNQLEQQAWLSDYKQMPRILAGAPATGTIDPAVYAQGIDILINGRSYMTINEAKERRRQGIQANTRNWANFDLNRENQPNLDRSVAYEFCSDEFRGGILNCSIWDFGANQREIVNHSFDTYRALQTFWRYRRHHISRGYENYSNYINRVYSTFQMAQEPFRYYGLYRFYNLGDYTDDLLTASIDTFNFYNEVMAMAEPGRFCKYEPANSRLDDGWYFDLNNTYLPAQYHAEYGECDEYIDIPKGIGNHYNFGFTDEYDYRIDRVGTYIDKMVASQSIFDINANFAQSTFFTDFRATNLSFWTVFKDEMLSMLEGVLLGDYSAYGGVIDNGKYDDPRPISASSFGLGLSNPQEGMPRIFTPQSINHEFNMMVGGLIYNSTWEDRYVDFAHYLKIGVTNGQNQPFGPNVQVKEFIHPVTGQVYQSADVEGRSVSGRMIDRANELLAEYHFGQQLLEDATPGTPAYEDAREYAEVREEQLNNVVAKMDMSRFVFDALGASIQR